The sequence CCAGACCAAAGCCCCTCTATAGATAGATGTCCTTTCTCCTTCTGTGTGACTCCTTCATTCATATCCCCATAGCAATTTCAACTATTCACTAAAGAACCCACAGAGGTCATTAAAACAGAGGGCTCCAGTATGGCATCCAACGGGTTAAAGACAGCTACCAACATTTGTAGCTGGCTTGTAATTGTGAGGCCCAGCGAGCGAGCAGGCTGGAAAGGGGGGGCTGGCTAAGCACATATTTCAGCCAAGTGTTCACAGAGTGCCTTTCCGGCTTGCCATGTGGACTCAATGATGGCGTCCTGGGGAGTGCTGCGTTCCTATGAAATCTGCTGCCAGCCCCGAGCAGGGACAGACCACCTGCAAGCAAGCGTGGCATGCGGCGAACGAGGGGATCGGATGTCCCCcagcagacacacgcacacaaacagttGCACACTCACAGAAATTATCTAAAAATGTCCCAAGCACAGATGCATGAACATAGACACACTAAACTTGAAAAGCATGTAGGGCGTACCAGTTATGCACATATTCACTGTTACTGCATGCATTCTAAATACCAACATGAAGTCACAAAGATACCTCCATTACCGTTGAATATATAGCTTTGTATTACCCTTCTCTAACTGCTGATAGTGTGACCAATCTCAGCGATACACAGCTGTGTCACAAGTGTCAGAGGTGACAGGACACACACAATCTGGATGAGCTGAACTGACCCTTCACACCCCTTACAGGGTTTCTGACCACTCTGGCCTTAGGCGTATAAGTACATTGTGGCATGCAATGTGCAAGGACCCTTCACCTCACAAACTCAAAGGTGGGTATACACAAAATGACCAGCAGCTGAAAACAACGACCAAGAAGAAAAGAAGAACAGCACATGGAATGTCGAATGTCCAGAGCTCCGTGGAAGGAATTTAAGCCTTTTTGGAAAGGTTGCCAAGAAGATGACGGGTGCTTGGCGAAGGCCGTCCGTTTACACATTGTGCGGACGGCCTCCCGCCTCGCCCGCCCAGATGTGCGTTTGTTTATGTGGAGCAGCGATCCTGACAGCTGGCCTGAGAATGCACCCAGCAAACAGTGGAGGGCGCCGCCGTGGCCACCACTCCGCTGGGAGAAACCAACCACTCTGGTTTTATCCTATTGTTTGCGGTTAACTACAGGTTCAAGCTCAGTTAGAAGTATTAGAATTTTAgaagtaaaacaaaacaaacaaattatCCCTTTGACGATTGTTTTGGGCGGTTGATAGGCCTAGTTCACTCCAAAACCAAGGTGTCTTACCAAGTTCTCCAACCTAAAGTTTAAACCCTGACTGTCACAACCCTTTAGTAAACCCCCTGTATCAAATAACTTATCTGTTCAACTCCATCACCCAACTGACTGACCATCCCTGCCCTCTGTGACTCAAGCCCAGATTGATGTAGGACCCCTGAGACTGTGCCCATTGTGTTCAAATGATTCCTCTATGGCATGGTACATTGCTTTTGTAACTTTAAATACTAGGAAACTCGAAAACATCGGAAAAGCTAAACGGTTATAGTAGTTATACACGTTCCGCGGTCAACCAGTTAGCAAATCAGACATGACCGAGTTCCTGAGTTCCGACTAGCACTTGAACGCGAAATTAGTATTTGGGGTAAACGGTAAATTGAATGCATTTCTAAAAGCTCCACAAAATACTACTAAAATGTTGTTTTGAATTAATGTCGTCACAAAAAAATGTCACATGTTCTCAATGTAAATCAATGCACAATTAAATCCACTTAAAATGAATTACGACGTTCCTCTGACAACATACTGTAAACATGGCAAAACATTTCCTCTGATGTCACAACTTTCAATCCCACAATTCAGCGTGGCAGAGCCGGTTTTTTCAAGGCATCATGGCGGATCCCAGAGACAGGGGTCTTCAAGATTACAGAAAGAAATTGCTCGAGCACAAAGAAATTGATGGACGCTTGAAAGAATGTATGTGTCGTTTCTGTTAATAGCCAGGCTTTAGCAGCCACAACAACTGTCCATGTAGCTTTGTCATCATAATGTAACCCTCTCcagttacctagctagctagaccAACATAGCTATTGTAGCCTTGAAAATGAGTTCAACACCAGGTTATTTATACTAAACTATCTAGTGTGTAACTGTTCATGTACCTTTTATTTATGCACAATGTTTAGGACGCACCCGAACGAGCAAGCTAGTTTGAtaacattagttagctagctaactagctagtgttcgaccagatgatgatgatgatgacagccTATGTGATGGTACACATTATGTCAATCattgtatttgtttttgtttgtcttttCAGTGCGTGAACAACTGAGAGAACAGACAAAACAGTATGAAAAATCAGAAAATGATCTGAAAGCTCTACAAAGTGTTGGACAGGTGACTGCAAGTTTAATCACAAGTCATCAGAAGCCTTGATataggtttttatttttatttacaacGGTCTCTCTTGACTCCTCTCTAGATTGTTGGTGAGGTCCTGAAGCAGCTTACAGAGGAAAAATGTAAGTCCTATATTAGAATGAAAATCCCTTTGCTGCATATGATGTTGTTTTGTTGAATCTACCGCTAGGCCTACATGGCTGAAAAAGTTTAAATGTTCCTACTAGCTTGCATTTATTATATTGTGTGTAACGTGGGGTTTTCTTCTATCCTTTCGTGTTATTCAGTTATTGTCAAAGCAACCAATGGCCCACGATATGTGGTTGGATGCAGACGGCAAGTAGGTGAAAACCCATAGCCACAACAAAATATTTACAAATAACATTGCAACTTGTATTTCACTTCCCATTTCATATTGATTATGCTTGAGGTGCCAACCTTATATTTTGTCACCCAGCTGGacaaggctatgctcaaacctGGTACTAGAGTTGCATTGGATATGACCACTCTGACTATCATGAGGTGAGTTGATATACTTTCACAAGTCTATAATGCCTCTTATTATTTCATATGTTTACCAAGCAAAACACCATTGTATTGTGTTAGCCTGCATCTGACTTTCTGCAACAGTCTCCCTATTGAAAGCGTTTtaagaaaaacaaattatatataTTCTGCTTATAAGACATCTCTATGACCTATATAATCAGTAAGAACAAAGGCACACTGTGATGACATATCGTTGTGCTGTTCCCCCATGCAGGTACCTTCCCAGAGAGGTGGACCCCCTTGTGTACAATATGTCTCATGAAGACCCTGGCAGCGTCTCCTACTCTGAGATCGGAGGCTTGGCTGAGCAGATCAGAGAGCTCAGAGAGGTCAgtgaggcacagacacacactttatCTATACAGGACAGAGTTAGCTTTTTCTGGGGGCTTTTTCTCATTTGGGAAAAGTCCACCCTTTCTCCTCCGTGACCCGGAAACCGATAAGTGGTCGAGGAGAGTGTCAATTTGTTAGTAGGAAAATGGTCCTCACCTCCTTGATAGACTCCTTTTGGCGAGGAAGCACAAGTTTATCCTACCTGAGTCCTTCGCGGAAGAGTTTTGAAATCTGATACACTGCCTTTTTAATCAGCTATTGTTTTCTCGAAAGAAAAAAGCATGCGAACATTTTAAAAATGATATGCTACTTATCCTTTTATCTATAAAATGTTTTGTACAACTAgcgaaatgtttttttttaatcacttTATTCCACCCTGTAAACTTAATTTGCCTGATGACGTACAATTGGAGAAGGAGTCTCACTTTATACAAGTGTATTTTTGTCCACATTCCCTCTACTTGCCACCTCTCATTTTAAATGGAggccagagaggagggaggatatagGAGTTGAGCAAATAAAATTGAGAGTGCGGAAGATATTTATGGTCCAATTGTGAGAGGGATGGATGTTgatgcatttcgctacactcacaataacatatgcaaaacatgtttttgacaaataacatttgatttgaaaatgttgTTTCAGGTGATTGAGCTGCCTCTGACCAACCCTGAGCTCTTCCTGAGGGTGGGCATCATCCCCCCTAAAGGCTGCCTGCTCTACGGACCCCCAGGTGAGGAGATCAACTGGCCTGGTTCTCTGATAGCACTACATGCTAGCCTGAGGGTTGCTTTCCAGAAGCCAGTATTATGtgccttataatttactgtattttCTTTTCATGCTTTTCAGGAACTGGAAAAACACTTTTGGCCAGAGCAGTCGCTAGCCAGCTTGACTGCAATTTTCTAAAGGTGGTGTCCAGCTCCATAGTGGACAAGTACATTGGTGAGAGCGCTAGGCTTATCCGAGAGATGTTCAACTACGCCAGAGACCACCAGCCCTGCATCATCTTCATGGATGAGATCGATGCCATAGGTACATGAACTAGAGCTACAGACTATAGAAATCAACAAACTAACTGaacaa is a genomic window of Oncorhynchus tshawytscha isolate Ot180627B linkage group LG11, Otsh_v2.0, whole genome shotgun sequence containing:
- the LOC112261633 gene encoding 26S proteasome regulatory subunit 10B, whose translation is MADPRDRGLQDYRKKLLEHKEIDGRLKELREQLREQTKQYEKSENDLKALQSVGQIVGEVLKQLTEEKFIVKATNGPRYVVGCRRQLDKAMLKPGTRVALDMTTLTIMRYLPREVDPLVYNMSHEDPGSVSYSEIGGLAEQIRELREVIELPLTNPELFLRVGIIPPKGCLLYGPPGTGKTLLARAVASQLDCNFLKVVSSSIVDKYIGESARLIREMFNYARDHQPCIIFMDEIDAIGGRRFSEGTSADREIQRTLMELLNQMDGFDTLHRVKMIMATNRPDTLDPALLRPGRLDRKIHIELPNEQARMDILKIHSGPITKHGEMDYEAIVKLSDGFNGADLRNVCTEAGMFAIRADHEYVTQEDFMKAVRKVADSKKLESKLDYKPL